In Streptomyces sp. NBC_00569, a single genomic region encodes these proteins:
- a CDS encoding ABC transporter permease, which produces MYDPTVARLTYRALLGRRRALILCALPILLIAISALVRGLTGADDQIAADVLGGFALATMVPIIGVIAGTGAIGPEIDDGSVVYLLAKPIKRPTIIFTKLIVAIAVTMVFSAVPTLVAGLILNGNGQQIAVAYTIAALVASIAYAALFLLLGTITRHAVVFGLVYALVWEALFGSLVAGARTLSVQQWSLAVAHKVAGGDLITSDVGLPLATVLLAGVTVLATWYAGQKLRTLKLAGEE; this is translated from the coding sequence ATGTACGACCCCACTGTCGCCCGGCTCACCTACCGAGCCCTGCTCGGCCGCCGCCGGGCCCTCATCCTGTGTGCCCTGCCCATCCTGCTCATCGCCATCTCCGCGCTCGTGCGCGGCCTCACCGGAGCGGACGACCAGATCGCCGCCGACGTCCTGGGCGGGTTCGCGCTCGCCACGATGGTGCCGATCATCGGCGTCATCGCGGGCACGGGCGCGATCGGCCCCGAGATCGACGACGGCTCCGTCGTCTACCTCCTCGCGAAGCCGATCAAGCGCCCGACGATCATCTTCACCAAGCTGATCGTCGCCATCGCCGTGACGATGGTGTTCTCCGCGGTCCCCACGCTCGTCGCGGGCCTGATCCTGAACGGGAACGGGCAGCAGATCGCCGTCGCCTACACGATCGCGGCCCTTGTCGCCTCCATCGCGTACGCCGCGCTCTTCCTGCTCCTGGGCACGATCACGCGCCACGCGGTGGTCTTCGGCCTCGTCTACGCCCTGGTCTGGGAGGCGCTCTTCGGATCACTCGTGGCCGGTGCGCGCACCCTCAGCGTGCAGCAGTGGTCCCTGGCCGTGGCCCACAAGGTGGCGGGCGGCGACCTGATCACCTCGGACGTCGGCCTGCCCCTCGCCACTGTCCTGCTCGCCGGGGTCACCGTGCTCGCCACCTGGTACGCGGGCCAGAAGCTGCGCACGCTGAAGCTCGCCGGCGAGGAGTGA